In Geminocystis sp. NIES-3709, a single genomic region encodes these proteins:
- a CDS encoding photosystem I assembly protein Ycf4 has translation MDTNNAVLRQEIIGSRRFSNLWWASVVSIGGIGFLLAGLSSYFHTSFLPLTDTSTLQFVPQGIALTFYGVAGTLLALYLWVMIFLNVGSGYNEFNKEKGKVTIYRVGFLGKNRRIELVYELDDIQAIRAEIKEGLNPKRTLYLRVKPKRDIPLTPVGEPISLSKLENQGAQLARFLTVPLEGL, from the coding sequence ATGGATACAAATAACGCTGTTTTACGTCAAGAAATTATTGGTTCAAGACGTTTTAGTAATCTTTGGTGGGCTAGTGTCGTTTCTATCGGTGGTATCGGTTTTTTATTAGCTGGTTTGTCTAGTTATTTTCACACTAGCTTCCTCCCTCTAACAGATACTTCTACCCTTCAATTTGTTCCTCAAGGTATTGCTTTAACCTTTTACGGCGTAGCGGGTACATTACTAGCCTTATATTTATGGGTAATGATTTTTCTTAATGTGGGTAGTGGTTACAATGAGTTTAATAAAGAAAAAGGCAAAGTAACTATTTATCGTGTGGGATTTTTAGGAAAAAATCGCCGTATTGAATTGGTTTATGAGTTAGACGATATTCAAGCAATTAGGGCAGAAATTAAAGAAGGTTTAAATCCTAAAAGAACGTTATATTTGAGGGTTAAGCCAAAAAGAGATATTCCTTTAACTCCTGTAGGTGAACCTATTTCTTTATCTAAATTGGAAAATCAAGGTGCCCAATTAGCTCGTTTTTTAACCGTACCTTTAGAGGGCTTATAA
- a CDS encoding aromatic ring-hydroxylating dioxygenase subunit alpha, protein MGQLDVKPNIRTCGINLNHWYVVASSAEVKNTPIGVTIWGKNIVLFRNEKGEIKALDDRCPHRQVKLSDGQIVNNNIECAYHGWRFDGDGKCSFVPYLTEKQKLPSCQLKLYPVREFDGFIWLFPGDGDSEKVKPMGLPEWEHLNYIGSMTTIKCPGHFSFLIENLMDMYHGHLHDNYQAWASASLKNITTEIDRVDVLYEAQSYYRIDKIWSIFQLFFPALRRLHPEPLTVSYVYPHWSSTLGKDFKIYCLFCPIDETTTKAYLVHFTSLEAFWRLHKLPVAFRRFLKNSLFGTAKGLLDGLVRQDVAMIKQEQEAFLNNPFQRLYELNPAIAQVQNLIISQVVKY, encoded by the coding sequence ATGGGACAATTAGACGTTAAACCGAATATTCGCACCTGTGGTATTAATCTTAATCATTGGTATGTGGTAGCTAGTAGTGCTGAAGTAAAAAATACGCCTATCGGAGTTACTATATGGGGAAAAAATATAGTACTTTTTCGCAATGAAAAAGGGGAAATTAAGGCTTTAGACGATCGATGCCCTCATCGTCAAGTAAAATTAAGTGATGGTCAAATAGTAAACAATAACATTGAATGTGCTTATCATGGTTGGCGTTTTGATGGTGATGGGAAATGTTCCTTTGTACCCTATCTAACGGAAAAACAAAAATTACCTAGTTGTCAATTGAAACTTTATCCTGTGAGAGAATTTGATGGTTTTATCTGGTTATTTCCGGGTGATGGTGATAGTGAAAAAGTTAAACCGATGGGATTGCCAGAGTGGGAGCATCTTAATTATATTGGTAGCATGACAACTATTAAGTGTCCTGGACATTTTTCTTTCCTGATTGAAAATTTAATGGATATGTATCATGGACACTTACACGATAATTATCAGGCTTGGGCTTCTGCTTCCTTAAAGAATATTACCACAGAGATCGATCGAGTTGACGTATTATATGAGGCTCAAAGTTATTACCGTATCGACAAAATCTGGTCAATTTTTCAGTTATTTTTTCCTGCATTACGTCGTTTGCATCCCGAACCTTTAACGGTAAGCTATGTTTATCCTCATTGGAGTTCTACTTTAGGTAAGGATTTCAAGATATACTGCTTATTTTGTCCTATAGACGAAACTACAACTAAGGCTTATCTAGTTCACTTTACTTCTTTAGAGGCTTTTTGGCGCTTACATAAATTACCCGTTGCTTTTCGTCGTTTTCTCAAAAATAGTCTTTTTGGTACAGCTAAAGGGTTATTGGATGGATTAGTGCGTCAGGATGTAGCCATGATAAAACAAGAACAAGAAGCGTTTTTAAATAATCCTTTTCAGCGTCTTTATGAACTTAATCCTGCGATCGCACAAGTACAAAATTTGATTATTTCCCAAGTAGTAAAATACTAA
- a CDS encoding anti-sigma regulatory factor: MISITLPVNVSNWKTVSFASTLYLCPVLDLLLEKIPKELHPEIRLGLQEALVNAAKHGNKLDPSKRVIVKFSYCRGEYSWLVCDQGDGFIRDCCCPLEKLDLPPEEAENGRGLCLLHQIFDRVLWNNQGTQVKLCKQFHKFPKPSSLTSP, translated from the coding sequence GTGATTTCTATTACACTGCCTGTTAATGTTAGTAATTGGAAAACTGTTAGTTTCGCCTCCACTTTATATCTTTGTCCAGTTCTTGATTTATTATTAGAAAAAATACCGAAAGAATTACACCCAGAAATTAGATTGGGATTACAGGAAGCCCTAGTGAATGCGGCAAAACACGGCAATAAATTGGATCCTAGCAAAAGAGTAATCGTTAAATTTTCTTATTGTCGAGGAGAATATTCTTGGTTAGTTTGTGATCAAGGTGATGGATTTATCAGAGATTGTTGTTGCCCTTTAGAAAAACTTGATTTGCCTCCAGAAGAGGCGGAAAATGGTAGGGGACTTTGTTTATTACATCAAATATTCGATCGAGTGTTATGGAATAATCAGGGTACTCAAGTCAAACTTTGTAAACAATTTCATAAATTCCCTAAACCTTCTTCTCTCACATCCCCATGA
- a CDS encoding HD domain-containing phosphohydrolase yields MSNCHNISTLDRQGRFLSTVSNSCKIMVVDDQPLSLLQAVDLIHYEGYNSIECLDSREVLTLAFEHQPDVILMDIVMPEINGFEVAKMLKLQPQTKYIPIVLMSVTDEPNLWKQAFNIGVEEVILKPLDHNSLFPKLKILSQQKRLNEGLNQTQKVLFSLAMAIEERSINTAQSPLKLANLAMKFGQYLQLSDTDIEDLVSAAYLHDIGTVSIPDYILGKSTPLTPEEKEVIRQHVIIGEQICQPLSNRSNLLTIIRHHHEKWDGTGYPDELSQKNIPYLAQVFQMVDIYDALTSERSYKSSYSIDHSLEIMEEEVSKGWRNPELFCQFKNFILNNRL; encoded by the coding sequence ATGAGTAATTGTCATAATATCTCAACATTAGACCGACAAGGACGATTTCTTTCCACTGTTTCCAACTCCTGTAAAATAATGGTGGTGGATGATCAACCCCTAAGTCTTTTACAAGCTGTTGATTTAATTCACTATGAAGGTTATAACTCGATCGAATGTTTAGATAGTCGTGAGGTGCTGACATTAGCCTTTGAACATCAACCTGACGTTATTTTAATGGATATTGTTATGCCAGAAATCAACGGTTTTGAAGTAGCAAAAATGCTTAAATTACAACCTCAAACTAAATATATTCCAATTGTTTTGATGTCTGTTACCGATGAGCCGAATTTATGGAAACAAGCCTTTAATATTGGTGTGGAAGAAGTTATTTTAAAACCTTTAGATCACAATTCATTATTTCCTAAACTCAAAATTTTAAGCCAACAAAAACGCCTCAATGAAGGATTAAATCAGACTCAAAAAGTTTTATTTTCTCTCGCTATGGCGATCGAAGAACGATCAATTAATACTGCTCAATCTCCGTTAAAATTAGCTAATTTAGCAATGAAATTTGGTCAATATTTACAATTATCTGATACGGATATAGAAGATCTTGTTTCTGCTGCTTATCTCCATGACATAGGTACAGTAAGTATTCCCGATTATATTTTAGGAAAATCAACCCCTCTTACTCCAGAAGAAAAAGAAGTTATCCGTCAACACGTTATCATCGGTGAACAAATTTGCCAACCTTTAAGTAATAGATCCAATTTATTAACAATTATTCGTCATCATCATGAAAAATGGGATGGTACTGGTTATCCTGATGAATTAAGCCAAAAGAATATCCCCTATCTCGCCCAAGTTTTTCAGATGGTAGATATATATGATGCACTTACCAGTGAGCGTTCTTATAAATCATCTTACTCCATCGATCATTCTTTAGAAATTATGGAAGAAGAAGTAAGCAAAGGTTGGCGTAATCCTGAACTTTTTTGTCAATTTAAAAACTTTATTTTAAATAACCGACTCTGA
- a CDS encoding DUF1269 domain-containing protein, whose product MSTLIAIAYDDIFKAEEVRLTLAKLQREHLIELEDAAVVVKNSDGKIQLKQAVNLTTAGAASGGFWGLLIGTLFLVPLLGAAVGAATGAIGGALSDIGVDDNFMKELGETLQPDTSALFILIKKVTPDKVLDEVSKYGGKVLRTSLSKDDEEQLQAVLDSHGVKS is encoded by the coding sequence ATGAGTACTTTAATTGCGATCGCCTACGACGACATTTTCAAAGCCGAAGAGGTAAGATTAACCCTTGCTAAATTACAAAGAGAACATTTAATCGAATTAGAAGATGCCGCTGTTGTTGTCAAAAATAGTGATGGAAAAATCCAACTCAAACAAGCCGTTAACTTAACTACTGCAGGTGCCGCTAGTGGAGGTTTTTGGGGATTATTAATCGGTACTTTGTTTCTTGTACCCTTGTTGGGTGCGGCAGTGGGTGCGGCGACAGGTGCGATTGGTGGTGCATTAAGTGATATTGGAGTCGATGACAATTTCATGAAAGAATTGGGAGAAACCTTACAACCTGATACCTCCGCTTTATTTATCCTTATCAAAAAAGTAACCCCCGATAAAGTTTTAGACGAAGTAAGCAAATATGGTGGTAAAGTTTTACGCACTTCTTTAAGTAAAGATGATGAAGAACAATTACAAGCCGTTTTAGATAGTCATGGTGTGAAATCTTAG
- a CDS encoding DUF6439 family protein codes for MSLNVESKSVTNMSDLELAQLLAEKMTISSYDWHKLKNNRKAQALQQLASSLVYLLNDEPEEALQRINQAQGWLDRSINPLPCPTHGHKKTHGDVREEGLGNL; via the coding sequence ATGAGTTTAAATGTAGAATCAAAATCTGTAACGAATATGAGTGATTTGGAATTGGCACAGTTACTCGCAGAAAAAATGACAATTAGTTCTTATGATTGGCATAAACTCAAAAATAATCGTAAAGCACAAGCATTACAACAATTAGCATCTAGTTTAGTCTATTTGCTCAATGACGAGCCAGAAGAAGCCTTACAAAGAATTAATCAAGCTCAAGGTTGGCTTGATCGTAGTATTAACCCTTTACCTTGTCCTACTCATGGTCATAAAAAAACTCATGGGGATGTGAGAGAAGAAGGTTTAGGGAATTTATGA